The genomic interval AAAAGGCACTGGAACTGGCCATCGACCAGATTGAAAAGCAATTTGGTCAGGGCGCTATCATGCGTTTCAACGATAGCTCGGCGCAGACCAAGATTGCTGTTATCCCCAGTGGCTCAGTGGCGCTGGACATAGCGCTGGGGGTGGGGGGTATCCCGCGAGGCCGCGTTACCGAAATCTTCGGACCCGAGAGTTCGGGCAAGACCACTCTGGCCCAGCACATCATTGCCGAGGCTCAGAAACTGGGAGGCAAGGCGGCCTATATTGACGTGGAACATGCCCTCGACCCGGCTTATGCCAAAACCTGCGGTATCAACCTGGACGAATTGCTCATCTCACAGCCCGACACCGGTGAAGAAGCCCTCGAAATCTGCGAGACGCTGGTGCGCTCGAATGCCATCGACATAATAGTTGTCGACAGCGTGGCGGCGCTGGTGCCCCGTGCCGAAATCGAAGGCGAGATGGGCGATGCCCACGTGGGGTTGCAGGCCAGGCTGATGTCGCAAGCGCTGCGCAAGCTGACGGCGTCCATCGGGCGCACGGGGACGGCGGTGGTCTTTATAAACCAGCTAAGGGAAAAAGTAGGCATCATTTTCGGCAACCCGGAGGTGACACCCGGCGGACGCGCGCTCAAGTTCTACAGCTCGGTGAGAATAGACTTGCGTAGAATAGAGACTATCAAGCAGGGCGACAAGGTCATCGGCACACGCGTCAAGGCCAAAATCGTCAAGAACAAAGTGGCCCCGCCCTTCCGTATCGCGGAGTTCGATATCATGTTCTCTTGCGGCATCAGCCGCGAGGGCGACTTGGTAGACCTGGGTGCCAAGCTGGATGTGTTAAAGAAAGCCGGAGCTTTCTTCTCCTACGGTGACATTCGCCTGGGGCAGGGTAGAGAGGCCTCCAAGAATTACCTGAAGCAGAATCCTGAGCTGGCTCAGGAAATCGAGCAGAAGGTAAAGGCCGCAGCCGTCACCGCCAGCAGCATCGGTTTTACCGATAGCGAATGACCTGTTACCCGTCCGCCTCTGGCGGATGGAGGAACCGGGACTATAACAGCTGTGGTGATCAAGCTGGGGCGAGCGCCTCAGCTTATTTTGTTTTTGAGAGGGATCCGGGTGGCTGTAATTACGCGATTGGTGGCGTCGAAGGGCAGAACGAAGAAGGTAAGTGTTTACCTCGACGGCAAATACGCCTTCAGCGTGGAAGCCGCAGTGGCGCTGGAAGCCAGGCTGCGCATAGACCAGGAGCTGAGCCAGCCGAAGATAGACAGACTGGAACACGAAAACGGGCTGAAGAGGGCACTTGCGGCCGCCAACCGCCTGCTGTCATTCCGCCCGCGCAGCGAACACGAGCTCAAGCAGAAGCTCACGCAGAAGGGATACGATGCGGCCACCGTGACCGCCTCCCTTCAACATCTAAAAGAGCACGGCTTGCTGGACGATGCGGC from Dehalococcoidia bacterium carries:
- the recA gene encoding recombinase RecA, translating into MTTEKEKALELAIDQIEKQFGQGAIMRFNDSSAQTKIAVIPSGSVALDIALGVGGIPRGRVTEIFGPESSGKTTLAQHIIAEAQKLGGKAAYIDVEHALDPAYAKTCGINLDELLISQPDTGEEALEICETLVRSNAIDIIVVDSVAALVPRAEIEGEMGDAHVGLQARLMSQALRKLTASIGRTGTAVVFINQLREKVGIIFGNPEVTPGGRALKFYSSVRIDLRRIETIKQGDKVIGTRVKAKIVKNKVAPPFRIAEFDIMFSCGISREGDLVDLGAKLDVLKKAGAFFSYGDIRLGQGREASKNYLKQNPELAQEIEQKVKAAAVTASSIGFTDSE
- a CDS encoding regulatory protein RecX — encoded protein: MADGGTGTITAVVIKLGRAPQLILFLRGIRVAVITRLVASKGRTKKVSVYLDGKYAFSVEAAVALEARLRIDQELSQPKIDRLEHENGLKRALAAANRLLSFRPRSEHELKQKLTQKGYDAATVTASLQHLKEHGLLDDAAFACYWAENRASFSPRSQRMVQLELRQKGVSAGLAEDIAGGLDDEAAAYQAGSKKASRMDVPEYEEFRRRLGEYLRRRGFAYDVIDRSVKRLWQEKMLIKSKTLFEIIEKEEKSSVLPEHPPGRIEGKGV